From the genome of Nodosilinea sp. PGN35, one region includes:
- a CDS encoding ATP-dependent DNA helicase — protein sequence MIEAQVHQQLRALLREWGEPSWPHHLTLARLVARALRLRRSALMQVGGLSAYQGEYRLSYLVALMMWPGPGVVVAPEPTAQRVLMADIPRLQEKLRLRKPVQRGDRWPGNGFDGLFVTTPEAWLGDRLAGGSQFPDGIPTLIDDADNLELWLHQQLTADLAPLDWAHLALAYPDHQGLIQDTHVALTHAAFQRPANPYHRYLLDEGDGQQLQRLYEVLTASRAAGPQAEGPMPTRWAKFWQRFSPPDHLLWFSVDRDRGQMALHCAPVELATAMAPVWPRQPVVLIGAALDPDADADNFRQRLGLGDLTCLQFTPNRQHDAIQLYLPTHLPLPNTPQFQGVLHQEIRRLLSGGHPQTPGPAVILLDDLPLKGQLGAMLAGEFGSRVQVENAAIDDNGILVSGWSFWRQHQGVLPPPALLIIATLPLPSLENPMVAGRVAYHKRRRQDWFRLYLFPRAVTELQRAVAPSRLHGGTVALLDSRVHYRSYGAQILEALSPAACSRSLPTPWAP from the coding sequence CTGGCGCGGCTTGTGGCGCGGGCGCTGCGGCTGCGGCGCAGTGCTCTGATGCAGGTGGGCGGTCTATCGGCCTACCAGGGCGAGTATCGCCTCAGCTATCTGGTTGCGTTGATGATGTGGCCTGGGCCAGGGGTGGTGGTGGCCCCCGAGCCCACGGCCCAGCGGGTGCTGATGGCAGATATTCCTCGCCTGCAAGAAAAGCTGCGGCTGCGCAAGCCGGTGCAGCGGGGCGATCGCTGGCCGGGCAACGGGTTTGACGGCCTGTTCGTCACCACGCCCGAGGCCTGGCTGGGCGATCGCCTGGCGGGAGGCAGCCAGTTCCCTGACGGCATTCCCACGCTGATCGACGATGCCGATAACCTCGAGCTGTGGCTGCACCAGCAGCTCACCGCCGACCTTGCTCCCCTCGACTGGGCTCACCTGGCCCTGGCCTACCCCGACCACCAGGGCCTCATTCAAGACACCCACGTAGCCCTAACCCATGCGGCCTTTCAGCGCCCGGCCAACCCCTACCACCGCTATTTGCTCGACGAGGGCGATGGTCAGCAGCTGCAGCGGCTGTATGAAGTGCTGACCGCCAGCCGCGCCGCTGGGCCCCAGGCGGAGGGGCCGATGCCAACCCGGTGGGCGAAGTTCTGGCAGCGGTTTAGCCCGCCTGACCACCTGCTGTGGTTCTCAGTCGATCGCGATCGCGGCCAAATGGCGCTGCACTGCGCCCCGGTGGAGCTGGCCACCGCCATGGCTCCGGTGTGGCCCCGCCAGCCGGTGGTGCTGATTGGGGCAGCCCTCGACCCCGACGCCGATGCCGACAATTTTCGCCAGCGGCTGGGGCTAGGCGATCTCACCTGCCTTCAGTTCACACCCAACCGGCAGCACGACGCCATTCAGCTCTATCTGCCCACTCACCTGCCCCTGCCCAACACTCCGCAGTTTCAGGGGGTGCTGCACCAAGAAATTCGCCGTCTGCTGAGCGGCGGTCACCCCCAGACCCCTGGGCCTGCGGTCATTTTGCTGGATGATTTGCCCCTCAAGGGGCAGCTGGGGGCGATGCTGGCCGGGGAGTTTGGCTCACGGGTGCAGGTGGAAAACGCCGCCATTGACGACAACGGCATTTTGGTGAGCGGCTGGTCTTTTTGGCGGCAACACCAGGGGGTGCTGCCGCCCCCGGCGCTGCTGATTATCGCCACCCTGCCGTTGCCTTCCCTAGAGAACCCGATGGTGGCGGGGCGCGTAGCCTACCACAAGCGGCGGCGGCAGGACTGGTTTCGGCTGTACCTCTTCCCTAGGGCGGTGACAGAGCTGCAGCGGGCTGTGGCTCCCTCGCGGCTGCACGGGGGCACCGTGGCCCTGCTCGACAGCCGCGTTCACTACCGCAGCTACGGGGCACAAATCTTAGAGGCGCTGAGCCCGGCGGCCTGCTCGCGATCGCTGCCCACCCCCTGGGCTCCCTAG